A single region of the Gemmatimonadota bacterium genome encodes:
- a CDS encoding host specificity protein produces MTKVLPSALGSRPSLLGLATLLWLPACGPPDDTDIEADLEPVTENLPTVTSRLPALLAADEAVFGAFPGPSTREQGAIMGGNRELDFVFYSLESGPFDIPTMTEYLAGIVDGAGEMEPHPLILRIPPVRDGADAAADRVAQARAAGVSGIVFPHVESGEDARAAVSAMGKGVWPDDESGSLVNFLIVEDRAGIENLDEIVQTAGASVVFAGPGDLRRAYEGDMEAVEEAIQAVLASCMAHGVACGITAGADDIAARIEQGFRVFIVSDTEAVTLGRAAAGR; encoded by the coding sequence ATGACCAAGGTTCTCCCGTCCGCTCTCGGATCCCGACCCTCGCTTCTCGGCCTGGCCACCCTCCTGTGGCTGCCGGCCTGCGGACCTCCCGACGACACCGACATCGAGGCCGATCTCGAGCCGGTCACGGAGAACCTGCCGACTGTGACGAGCCGTCTGCCCGCCCTCCTGGCTGCGGACGAAGCGGTCTTCGGAGCCTTTCCCGGTCCCTCGACTCGCGAGCAGGGAGCGATCATGGGCGGAAATCGCGAGCTCGACTTCGTGTTCTACTCGCTGGAGTCGGGTCCTTTCGATATCCCGACCATGACGGAGTACCTGGCGGGCATCGTCGACGGAGCGGGAGAGATGGAGCCCCATCCGCTGATTCTGCGCATCCCTCCGGTCCGTGACGGCGCCGACGCCGCTGCGGACCGCGTCGCTCAGGCGCGCGCCGCCGGCGTTTCAGGCATCGTCTTCCCGCATGTCGAGTCCGGGGAAGACGCGCGGGCGGCGGTATCCGCGATGGGCAAGGGCGTCTGGCCCGACGACGAGTCCGGCTCCTTGGTCAATTTCCTTATCGTCGAGGACCGCGCAGGCATCGAGAATCTCGACGAGATCGTGCAGACCGCGGGTGCCAGCGTCGTCTTCGCGGGCCCGGGCGATCTGCGTCGCGCCTACGAGGGCGACATGGAGGCCGTGGAGGAAGCCATCCAGGCCGTGCTGGCATCGTGCATGGCCCACGGAGTGGCTTGCGGCATCACCGCAGGTGCCGACGACATCGCGGCCCGCATAGAACAGGGCTTCCGCGTCTTCATCGTAAGCGACACCGAGGCCGTGACGCTGGGCAGGGCGGCCGCGGGAAGGTAG
- a CDS encoding 2,3,4,5-tetrahydropyridine-2,6-dicarboxylate N-succinyltransferase, whose translation MVMKPTDIRSEIESAFGDGGDPSRHRELFSAFLALLNCGEVRAAEPDPKASHGWRVNRWVKRGILLGFRLGKVEETAIDGLFRFSDNDTYPPKRAPLTGGVRVVPGGSAIREGAFIGERVTCMPPMYVNVGAWVGNDTMIDSHALVGSCAQIGERCHVSAAAQIGGVLEPVGALPVIVEDDVLIGGNCGVYEGTVIKRRAVIGAGVVLTRSTPVYDVARGEVLRSDPLVIPEGAVVVPGSRPISKGIGREWGLHLQTPVIVKYRDEGTDSSTRLEELLR comes from the coding sequence ATGGTCATGAAGCCGACCGATATCCGCAGCGAGATCGAATCCGCCTTTGGCGACGGCGGCGATCCTTCCCGCCACCGCGAGCTTTTTTCCGCCTTTCTCGCCCTTCTCAACTGCGGCGAGGTCCGTGCGGCGGAGCCTGATCCGAAGGCTTCGCACGGCTGGCGTGTGAACCGATGGGTCAAGCGCGGCATTTTGCTCGGTTTCCGGCTCGGCAAGGTCGAGGAGACCGCGATCGACGGGCTCTTCCGTTTTTCCGACAACGACACCTACCCGCCCAAGCGAGCGCCGCTCACCGGTGGAGTCAGGGTTGTGCCCGGCGGATCCGCCATCCGCGAGGGCGCGTTCATCGGGGAACGGGTCACTTGCATGCCGCCGATGTACGTCAACGTCGGGGCCTGGGTTGGGAACGACACCATGATCGACTCGCACGCCCTCGTCGGCAGTTGCGCCCAGATCGGCGAGCGGTGTCACGTCAGCGCGGCGGCCCAGATCGGAGGCGTGCTGGAACCTGTGGGCGCGTTGCCGGTGATCGTCGAGGACGATGTTCTGATCGGCGGCAACTGCGGCGTCTATGAAGGAACCGTCATCAAGCGCCGGGCGGTGATCGGCGCCGGGGTCGTCCTCACTCGGTCGACGCCCGTGTACGACGTGGCAAGGGGCGAGGTGCTCCGATCCGATCCCCTGGTGATTCCGGAGGGCGCGGTCGTGGTGCCAGGCTCACGTCCGATAAGCAAGGGGATCGGACGGGAATGGGGGCTCCACCTTCAGACTCCGGTGATCGTAAAGTACCGGGACGAAGGCACGGACTCGAGTACGAGGTTGGAGGAGCTGTTGCGGTAG